A DNA window from Nitrospira sp. contains the following coding sequences:
- a CDS encoding PHB domain-containing protein (MaGe:77308718) produces the protein MRRGAMSLCGMVAVVGLMAVGTGCVAIEAGHEGVLVEQPFFFGHGGVDPIPTKTGRVVVAPTTKVVDVDIRPVQYSEHFDIISAENAPVSFDAFLIANVIEGRSPELISKYGPNWYANNAKEAFRTFVREEVQKYPLFQLTTDPTTRQKLQDAIAKEVQTKLIEKQGIPVRLNRVVVGSILPPKGVVEQTTQTIIQEQRKITMVEFQKAEESREKAEKQRGIADRAYRESLGLTAPEFVDLRRIEVQKEIVQHSPSALTVIMGLERVGINMPPLASGQ, from the coding sequence ATGAGGAGAGGCGCGATGAGCCTATGTGGAATGGTGGCGGTCGTCGGATTGATGGCCGTGGGAACCGGATGTGTGGCGATCGAGGCCGGCCACGAAGGAGTGCTGGTCGAGCAACCCTTCTTCTTCGGCCATGGTGGGGTTGATCCAATTCCCACGAAGACCGGCCGTGTGGTGGTGGCGCCCACCACAAAAGTTGTCGATGTCGATATCAGGCCGGTGCAATACTCTGAGCATTTCGACATCATTTCGGCTGAAAACGCGCCGGTGTCGTTCGATGCGTTCTTGATTGCGAACGTGATCGAAGGGCGCTCGCCGGAGCTGATCAGCAAGTATGGGCCGAATTGGTATGCCAATAACGCCAAAGAAGCGTTCCGTACGTTTGTGCGTGAAGAGGTGCAGAAATATCCACTTTTTCAGCTGACCACCGATCCCACCACGAGACAGAAGTTACAGGATGCTATCGCTAAAGAAGTGCAAACGAAGCTCATCGAGAAACAGGGCATCCCGGTTCGACTGAACCGTGTGGTGGTCGGAAGCATCCTGCCGCCTAAGGGCGTGGTGGAGCAGACGACACAGACCATCATTCAAGAACAGCGCAAGATCACGATGGTGGAGTTTCAAAAAGCGGAAGAATCGCGCGAAAAAGCAGAAAAACAACGCGGCATCGCCGACCGCGCCTATCGTGAATCGCTTGGCCTGACCGCGCCGGAGTTTGTCGATCTGCGCCGCATTGAAGTGCAAAAGGAAATTGTCCAGCACTCGCCGAGCGCTCTGACTGTCATCATGGGTCTAGAGCGAGTTGGCATCAACATGCCGCCGCTGGCCTCGGGTCAGTAG
- a CDS encoding Addiction module toxin, HicA family (MaGe:77308711), giving the protein MSKLPVISGHDAVRALKQIGYLVDHQTGSHLILRQVHPPHRRLTIPTHAELARGTLRSIIRQAGLTVDEFRSLL; this is encoded by the coding sequence GTGAGCAAATTGCCCGTCATCTCAGGGCACGATGCAGTCCGCGCTTTGAAGCAAATCGGGTATCTGGTTGACCATCAGACGGGCAGCCATCTGATTCTGAGACAGGTCCATCCTCCTCATCGACGCCTCACCATCCCGACTCACGCGGAACTGGCCAGGGGCACCCTCCGCAGCATTATCCGGCAGGCCGGCCTGACCGTGGACGAATTCCGCAGCTTACTCTAG
- a CDS encoding hypothetical protein (Evidence 5 : Unknown function; MaGe:77308715): MADIYGTPNDDVLNGTPSNDYMAGDYGNDVYNGGAGNDVMQDWGGSDTYLFGVGSGQDTVQDWGWEPADIDTVQITNGVMPASLFIIQDWATNNGALTLRLAQSDDQMVIGNTIEQIRFADGTVWDAAAIQAHSGPLIVGNQSNDFLYGTQVGDYMQGLQGDDTLNGYDGNDALLGGSGNDQLLGGWGDDTYNGGVGNDVMQDAGGSDTYLFGVGSGQDTVQDWGWEPAEIDTVQVSSAVASTNLLITQDWMTSSGALTLRLAQSDDQMVIGNSIEQIQFADGTRWDAAAMQARVQQVQMGIASSDYLSGGWPNNYLDGGAGDDFLQGSAGIDTLLGGAGNDQLSGGAGNDVYNGGAGNDLLQDWGGSDTYLFGAGSGQDTVQDGGWGPTDIDTVQIMNGVTPASLLVTQDWATNPGGLTLRLAQSDDQLVIQSGSAIEQIQFADGTRWDAAAMQARVQQVQIGTANNDYLSGGWPNNYLDGGAGDDFLQGSAGIDTLLGGAGNDQLSGGVGNDVYNGGAGNDAMQDWGDSDTYLFGVGSGQDTVQDWGWEPAEIDTVQIMDGVMPSSLFITQDWVTSNGALTLRLAQSDDQMVIGNTIEQIRFADGTVWDAAAMQARVQQSQIGTEGIDYLWGSDASNYLQGLGGNDHLNGNEGDDVLLGGADDDSLNGGQGNDMLNGGAGVDQMWGGSGNDTYLVDDASDAVVEVYGEGNDIVRASVSYALAPEAEVETIVLTGSAAINATGSASDNTLVGNVGDNILDGGLGHDTMQGGAGNDSYIVGELGDVVVEQVNEGSDTVQSVLAGYTLGANIENLTLLGLASDGIGNSLNNIVIGNSLNNLLDGREGNDTLDGGAGADQMWGGAGDDSYIIDNAGDAVSEGGERRNRPGSVIGDVWIGGQR; this comes from the coding sequence ATGGCTGATATCTATGGAACTCCGAACGATGACGTCCTTAATGGGACTCCCAGTAACGACTATATGGCTGGGGACTATGGCAACGATGTGTACAACGGCGGGGCGGGCAATGATGTCATGCAGGATTGGGGCGGCAGCGATACCTATCTGTTTGGAGTAGGTAGCGGGCAGGACACGGTACAGGACTGGGGATGGGAGCCGGCCGACATCGATACCGTGCAGATCACGAACGGGGTGATGCCAGCCAGTCTGTTCATCATCCAAGACTGGGCGACGAACAATGGGGCGTTGACGTTGCGACTGGCTCAGTCGGACGACCAGATGGTCATCGGCAATACAATTGAACAGATTCGGTTTGCCGATGGAACCGTCTGGGATGCGGCGGCGATTCAGGCACATTCGGGTCCGCTGATAGTGGGAAATCAATCGAATGATTTTCTGTATGGCACTCAAGTTGGCGATTATATGCAGGGGCTCCAAGGCGATGACACATTGAATGGGTATGACGGAAATGACGCGCTGCTTGGTGGAAGCGGTAACGATCAGCTCTTGGGTGGATGGGGAGATGATACATACAACGGCGGCGTTGGTAATGATGTCATGCAAGATGCCGGGGGTAGCGATACCTATCTGTTTGGAGTAGGCAGCGGACAGGACACGGTACAGGACTGGGGATGGGAGCCTGCGGAGATCGATACCGTCCAGGTCAGCAGTGCAGTTGCATCGACCAATCTGCTGATCACGCAAGACTGGATGACGAGTAGTGGGGCGCTGACGTTGCGACTGGCTCAGTCGGACGACCAGATGGTTATCGGTAACAGTATCGAGCAAATTCAGTTTGCCGATGGGACGCGGTGGGATGCGGCAGCGATGCAAGCGCGCGTGCAGCAAGTGCAAATGGGGATCGCAAGCAGTGACTATCTATCCGGGGGCTGGCCGAACAACTATCTCGATGGTGGCGCAGGCGATGACTTTCTCCAAGGGAGCGCGGGCATCGATACGCTGCTTGGCGGCGCGGGCAACGATCAGCTCTCCGGGGGCGCTGGCAACGATGTGTACAACGGCGGAGCGGGCAATGATCTTCTGCAGGATTGGGGCGGTAGCGATACCTATCTGTTTGGAGCAGGCAGCGGGCAGGACACGGTACAGGATGGAGGGTGGGGGCCGACCGACATTGATACCGTGCAGATCATGAATGGGGTGACGCCGGCTAGCCTGTTGGTTACGCAAGACTGGGCAACGAATCCTGGAGGGCTGACGCTGCGATTGGCTCAATCGGACGATCAACTTGTAATTCAGAGTGGTAGTGCGATCGAACAGATTCAGTTTGCCGATGGGACGCGGTGGGATGCGGCAGCGATGCAAGCGCGCGTGCAGCAAGTGCAAATAGGGACTGCAAACAACGACTATCTATCCGGGGGCTGGCCGAACAACTATCTCGATGGTGGCGCAGGCGATGACTTTCTCCAAGGGAGCGCGGGCATCGATACGCTGCTTGGCGGCGCGGGCAACGATCAGCTCTCCGGGGGTGTCGGCAACGATGTGTACAACGGCGGGGCGGGCAATGACGCCATGCAGGATTGGGGTGACAGCGATACCTATCTGTTTGGAGTAGGCAGCGGACAGGACACGGTACAGGACTGGGGATGGGAGCCTGCGGAGATCGATACCGTGCAGATCATGGACGGGGTGATGCCGTCGAGTCTCTTCATCACGCAAGACTGGGTGACGAGTAATGGGGCGCTGACGTTGCGACTGGCTCAGTCGGACGACCAGATGGTCATCGGCAATACGATTGAACAGATTCGGTTTGCCGATGGAACCGTCTGGGATGCGGCGGCGATGCAAGCGCGTGTGCAGCAATCGCAGATAGGAACTGAGGGAATTGACTATCTTTGGGGAAGTGATGCGTCCAATTACCTGCAAGGCTTGGGTGGAAACGATCATCTGAATGGGAATGAAGGCGATGATGTTTTGCTGGGAGGGGCGGATGATGACTCGCTCAATGGCGGGCAGGGCAACGATATGCTCAATGGCGGAGCAGGGGTGGACCAGATGTGGGGAGGCTCCGGCAACGATACCTATCTGGTCGACGATGCATCGGACGCAGTCGTCGAGGTTTATGGCGAAGGGAATGATATCGTTCGCGCGTCGGTAAGTTATGCGCTGGCTCCCGAGGCGGAAGTTGAAACGATTGTTCTAACCGGTTCGGCTGCCATCAATGCCACCGGGAGTGCCAGCGACAATACCCTTGTCGGCAACGTGGGTGACAATATTCTCGATGGCGGACTCGGTCACGATACGATGCAGGGTGGTGCCGGCAACGATAGCTATATTGTGGGTGAACTTGGGGATGTGGTGGTTGAGCAGGTGAACGAAGGGAGCGATACGGTTCAGAGCGTGTTGGCCGGCTACACCCTGGGAGCTAATATCGAGAATCTCACACTCCTGGGGCTCGCCTCAGACGGGATCGGCAATAGCCTAAATAATATCGTAATAGGAAATAGCTTGAACAACCTGCTTGATGGCCGAGAGGGCAACGACACGCTTGACGGCGGAGCAGGGGCGGACCAGATGTGGGGAGGGGCTGGAGACGACAGCTACATTATCGATAACGCTGGCGATGCAGTGAGCGAGGGGGGGGAGCGAAGGAATCGACCTGGTTCAGTCATCGGTGACGTATGGATTGGGGGACAACGTTGA
- a CDS encoding hypothetical protein (Evidence 4 : Unknown function but conserved in other organisms; MaGe:77308706) — translation MKRLRRGSGFVLGLLWLLMTDLAIAGDYALVMGKAEAVCRHMLSLFNEDMRSFGELKYDQHEEFTAIEWTLANEGYCSCDQLAQFDVDNDGDDDTVLKDAGCVRNVLSDNLFIYAEGKQAPQPPPHFVFDASIAKQASGVIGQFPHRQYELRKLPKYREGTAEFYHHIGGAPQINPFRFRGRYYLVLDNPFKQPPYNGGKRFTAIVSADKQGHLTDHCYFATKKFIRR, via the coding sequence ATGAAGCGACTGCGGCGAGGGTCGGGATTCGTGCTGGGCTTGTTGTGGCTGCTAATGACCGATCTGGCTATAGCTGGGGATTATGCGTTGGTCATGGGCAAGGCGGAAGCCGTCTGTCGACATATGCTGAGCCTTTTTAACGAAGACATGAGGAGCTTTGGGGAGTTGAAATACGATCAGCACGAGGAATTTACCGCGATTGAATGGACGCTCGCGAACGAAGGCTATTGCAGCTGTGATCAGCTGGCGCAGTTCGATGTCGATAATGATGGGGATGACGACACCGTACTCAAAGATGCAGGCTGTGTTCGGAACGTGTTAAGCGACAACCTCTTTATCTATGCCGAGGGCAAACAGGCTCCACAACCACCGCCTCACTTTGTGTTTGATGCATCGATAGCCAAGCAAGCGAGTGGGGTGATTGGCCAATTTCCACATAGGCAGTATGAATTACGCAAGCTTCCCAAATATCGAGAGGGGACGGCAGAGTTCTATCACCACATTGGCGGTGCTCCTCAGATAAATCCATTTCGATTTCGTGGCCGCTACTATCTGGTGCTCGATAATCCGTTCAAACAACCACCGTACAATGGTGGGAAACGCTTTACGGCCATTGTAAGCGCGGACAAACAAGGTCATCTGACTGACCACTGCTACTTTGCCACAAAGAAATTCATAAGGAGATGA
- a CDS encoding hypothetical protein (Evidence 4 : Unknown function but conserved in other organisms; MaGe:77308716), with translation MSEQVPETDALQVRLRSSEQVGQPKFANYSYVGVSHAMAYLDFGFIEPAHLAQVARRLAEGSGAGKSFVGMTVTRVAMGLPDLMRLHQQVMGVIKALTTQAPPKFSKSSINTLNAD, from the coding sequence ATGTCAGAACAGGTGCCTGAGACGGATGCATTGCAGGTTCGGCTGCGGAGCAGCGAGCAGGTTGGCCAGCCGAAGTTTGCGAATTATAGCTACGTTGGCGTCTCGCACGCGATGGCTTATCTGGACTTTGGATTTATCGAGCCTGCCCATCTTGCGCAGGTTGCAAGAAGATTGGCTGAGGGTAGTGGAGCTGGCAAGAGTTTCGTCGGTATGACTGTGACGAGGGTCGCAATGGGATTGCCGGATCTCATGCGATTGCACCAGCAAGTCATGGGCGTCATTAAGGCTCTGACCACTCAAGCCCCACCCAAGTTTAGCAAGTCATCCATCAACACGCTGAATGCTGACTAG
- a CDS encoding transposase (MaGe:77308707): MPRTARASVGDYCYHVINRGNARAEVFHADGDYQAFITLLRDASQRIPMRILAYCLMPNHFHLALWPYHDGDLSRWMQWLLTAHVRRYHTYHESSGHIWQGRFKAFPIEQDDHLLTVLRYIELNPVRAHLVTRAEDWRWSSAQRWKESVQGLRGDVGPVARPEPWLDWVNGAMDETEVWRIRQSVNRNAPFGSEAWTVVTAALLGLDASLRSIGRPQKLVET; this comes from the coding sequence ATGCCAAGGACGGCGCGGGCGTCAGTGGGGGATTATTGCTATCACGTCATCAATCGGGGCAATGCCCGAGCCGAAGTGTTTCATGCGGATGGCGATTATCAGGCGTTCATCACGCTGCTGCGTGACGCATCGCAGCGTATCCCGATGCGCATCCTGGCGTATTGCCTGATGCCCAATCATTTTCATCTGGCGCTGTGGCCGTATCACGATGGGGATCTGAGTCGATGGATGCAGTGGCTGCTGACTGCCCACGTGCGGCGGTATCACACCTATCACGAATCCAGTGGTCATATCTGGCAAGGCCGGTTCAAAGCATTTCCCATCGAGCAAGACGACCATCTCCTGACCGTGCTGCGCTATATCGAGCTGAATCCGGTCCGTGCGCATCTGGTAACACGAGCCGAAGACTGGCGCTGGTCGAGTGCGCAGAGGTGGAAAGAGTCCGTGCAAGGCCTTCGTGGGGACGTGGGCCCTGTCGCACGTCCAGAACCATGGCTCGATTGGGTAAACGGGGCGATGGACGAGACGGAGGTGTGGCGGATCCGACAGAGCGTGAATCGCAACGCGCCGTTTGGATCGGAAGCCTGGACTGTGGTAACCGCGGCGTTGCTGGGGTTGGATGCCAGTCTCCGGTCCATCGGCAGGCCGCAGAAGCTTGTGGAAACGTAG
- a CDS encoding hypothetical protein (Evidence 5 : Unknown function; MaGe:77308712) gives MLKAIDGQFVTRVAMDVDVLVRLHQQI, from the coding sequence GTGCTGAAAGCGATTGACGGCCAGTTCGTCACTCGCGTGGCGATGGATGTGGATGTGCTCGTGCGGTTGCATCAACAGATTTAG
- a CDS encoding hypothetical protein (Evidence 5 : Unknown function; MaGe:77308705), with amino-acid sequence MPSVHLSRDSAAPPVSLKIDHDVGLQDLTLIGLIGCSFNLKVSEQDVVLMGRNRMQVRQ; translated from the coding sequence TTGCCTTCGGTCCATCTGAGCAGAGATAGCGCAGCCCCTCCTGTAAGCCTAAAAATCGATCACGATGTAGGGTTGCAAGACCTGACCCTAATTGGTCTAATTGGTTGTTCGTTTAATCTCAAGGTCTCTGAGCAGGACGTAGTCCTGATGGGTCGCAATCGTATGCAGGTTCGTCAATGA
- a CDS encoding hypothetical protein (Evidence 4 : Unknown function but conserved in other organisms; MaGe:77308717): MYNHPDSSSSSDAKLAIIRQDHLCAHTAARRKDEATDFFGQPKTVTMYRNGSEINWEYPKFGLTLGFDANGFLVRWKHVGPHSVQQGGSESPSRASRFAGLEGSAKEEKSVRSGQEPIDLSQRLEKMQLESKGRDQEKSAERHCQRLYPRDRTLQDSCTKYEIDKSRSPLFSETMARDAERVAKVTCRYRWRHDLALAESCEQYERDKILSDFRTYQR; this comes from the coding sequence ATGTACAATCACCCCGACTCGTCAAGCTCTTCGGATGCCAAACTTGCAATCATAAGACAAGACCATCTATGTGCCCACACAGCCGCCAGGAGAAAGGATGAAGCCACCGACTTCTTCGGTCAGCCTAAAACCGTGACGATGTACAGAAACGGCTCGGAGATTAACTGGGAATACCCGAAATTTGGCCTCACGCTCGGATTCGATGCCAATGGATTCCTCGTCCGCTGGAAGCATGTGGGGCCCCATTCAGTCCAGCAGGGCGGTTCCGAGTCACCTTCGCGCGCATCCCGCTTCGCCGGGTTAGAGGGCAGTGCGAAGGAAGAGAAGTCCGTGCGCTCAGGACAGGAGCCTATCGATCTGTCACAGCGCTTGGAGAAAATGCAGCTAGAATCCAAAGGTCGGGACCAAGAGAAAAGTGCAGAACGGCATTGTCAACGATTGTATCCCCGCGACAGAACGCTCCAAGACAGCTGTACGAAATACGAGATAGATAAGAGCCGGAGCCCGTTGTTTTCAGAAACCATGGCTCGGGATGCCGAACGTGTCGCGAAAGTGACCTGTCGATACCGCTGGCGGCACGACCTGGCTCTCGCAGAATCCTGCGAACAGTACGAACGAGACAAGATCCTCAGCGACTTCCGAACATATCAACGATAG
- a CDS encoding hypothetical protein (Evidence 5 : Unknown function; MaGe:77308714) — protein MTYGLGDNVENLILVGSSAINATGNGLNNVLTGNSAANVLDGGAGIDTMSGGLGDDGYLVDNAGDVVMENANEGIDTVQASVTYVLGENIENLTLVGSAAINATGNALDNVLAGNGAANVLTGGAGNDTYVVGIGDTVVESVSGGTDTVQSALTYMLGSNIENLTLTGASAINGTGNALDNVLIGNSAANVLTGGTGNDTYVIGAGDTVVENANAGIDTIQSSVAWTLGSNFENLTLTGAGAVNGTGNSLANVLTGNAAANTLSGGSGSDTLAGGQGNDILSGGNGNDTFQFFRGDGQDLIQDNNGTADTTQFGATINPLDLVLSRQANNLRIAIHGSADAVTIQNWYTSAANRTETIQAGNGQTLLSMQVNQLIQAMATFSSQSGLTWDQAIDQRPQDVQAVIAASWQ, from the coding sequence GTGACGTATGGATTGGGGGACAACGTTGAAAATCTCATTCTTGTGGGGAGCAGCGCGATCAATGCGACTGGCAATGGCCTCAATAATGTGCTCACTGGAAATAGCGCCGCCAATGTCCTTGATGGTGGCGCGGGCATCGATACAATGAGTGGTGGTCTGGGTGATGATGGCTACCTGGTCGACAATGCGGGCGACGTGGTGATGGAGAATGCGAATGAGGGGATCGATACGGTTCAGGCTTCGGTGACGTATGTCTTGGGAGAAAATATCGAGAATCTGACGCTGGTTGGCTCGGCTGCCATCAACGCAACCGGGAATGCGCTGGATAATGTGTTGGCAGGCAACGGCGCCGCCAACGTCTTAACCGGCGGAGCTGGGAACGATACCTATGTCGTTGGGATTGGCGATACGGTGGTTGAATCAGTCAGCGGAGGAACAGACACCGTGCAGAGCGCGCTGACGTATATGCTTGGGAGTAACATTGAAAACCTTACGCTCACTGGTGCGAGTGCGATCAATGGCACAGGCAACGCGCTCGACAACGTGTTAATCGGCAACAGCGCCGCCAACGTGTTAACCGGTGGGACGGGGAATGACACCTATGTGATCGGTGCAGGCGATACCGTGGTTGAAAATGCCAACGCGGGGATCGATACGATTCAAAGCTCGGTGGCTTGGACGCTGGGTTCCAATTTTGAAAACTTGACCTTGACCGGCGCAGGGGCCGTTAACGGAACCGGCAACAGTTTGGCCAATGTACTGACCGGCAATGCTGCGGCCAATACCTTGAGTGGTGGCAGCGGCAGCGATACCCTGGCAGGGGGGCAAGGCAACGATATTCTTAGTGGCGGTAATGGAAACGACACCTTCCAGTTCTTCCGAGGCGATGGGCAAGACCTCATTCAGGATAACAATGGGACAGCCGACACCACTCAATTCGGCGCCACGATTAACCCGCTGGATCTTGTCCTCAGCCGCCAGGCCAACAATTTGCGTATCGCGATTCACGGATCGGCGGATGCGGTGACTATCCAGAATTGGTACACGAGCGCCGCGAACCGGACGGAGACGATCCAGGCTGGGAATGGACAGACCTTGCTCAGTATGCAGGTAAACCAGCTCATCCAGGCCATGGCGACGTTCAGCAGCCAGAGTGGGTTGACGTGGGATCAAGCGATCGATCAACGGCCACAGGATGTGCAGGCTGTGATTGCCGCCAGTTGGCAGTAA
- a CDS encoding hypothetical protein (Evidence 4 : Unknown function but conserved in other organisms; MaGe:77308708), with the protein MVKESNKSILMPGPIDLTRKLALIVVLLFMGLSPQLVACGEPHYPIQDSKFPAAEAKLGWIDNEHVVFHGYEVSRFGQKSAGDGHELRETGIFIWDITQNKVTKYWNIDSQVGLCVFHGVVAFKQRVQPGQDLWNVVTGDLNGAHERREEEKIWINGTSCRQHEQQPEWISQDGHRRWALLEEHGHLDFGVPIWVDPSGKSTPIVLHTPDSKKNIELPLIGREVQFHATYAEFANAYILKGEQRSSDAVSIWQLSPDGTVTKILEPKEQDWERMGWGNAHLTKRGLFLVGGRAGYDTVGTAGGYLLVRDHPQRLLSGLVWNEAVSPDGCKIAFVHVLHSQAGADSFRALLAGKPGTRTLKMINFCKGKGE; encoded by the coding sequence ATGGTGAAGGAGTCTAATAAGTCAATACTCATGCCTGGCCCTATTGATTTAACGCGAAAGTTGGCTCTGATCGTCGTACTGCTCTTCATGGGGTTGAGCCCGCAGCTAGTAGCGTGTGGGGAGCCGCACTATCCGATCCAGGATTCCAAATTCCCGGCTGCTGAGGCGAAGCTTGGATGGATTGATAACGAGCATGTTGTGTTTCACGGCTATGAAGTCAGCAGGTTCGGCCAGAAGAGTGCTGGTGACGGACACGAGCTTAGAGAGACGGGGATATTTATCTGGGACATAACTCAGAATAAGGTCACGAAGTATTGGAACATTGATAGTCAAGTAGGTCTGTGTGTTTTTCACGGAGTTGTTGCTTTCAAGCAGAGGGTTCAGCCAGGCCAGGATCTATGGAATGTGGTGACAGGAGATCTAAACGGAGCACATGAACGGCGTGAAGAAGAAAAAATATGGATCAATGGCACGAGCTGTCGTCAACATGAACAACAACCTGAATGGATCAGCCAAGATGGGCACCGACGATGGGCGCTACTTGAAGAGCACGGACACTTGGATTTCGGAGTTCCCATCTGGGTTGATCCATCAGGAAAATCCACCCCCATTGTCCTCCATACGCCTGATTCCAAGAAGAATATTGAATTGCCGCTTATAGGACGGGAGGTCCAATTTCACGCCACTTATGCTGAATTCGCTAATGCATATATTCTTAAAGGCGAACAACGCAGCTCGGATGCCGTTTCTATTTGGCAACTCAGCCCCGATGGGACGGTGACTAAAATCCTTGAACCAAAGGAACAAGACTGGGAACGAATGGGATGGGGCAATGCCCATCTCACGAAAAGAGGTTTGTTTCTTGTTGGGGGGCGAGCGGGTTATGACACAGTTGGTACGGCTGGAGGCTATCTGCTTGTAAGAGATCATCCCCAGCGACTTCTCTCTGGATTGGTGTGGAACGAAGCAGTCTCTCCTGACGGCTGCAAAATTGCGTTTGTCCATGTGCTGCACTCGCAAGCTGGAGCAGATAGCTTTCGCGCGTTATTGGCAGGCAAGCCAGGTACCCGAACTCTCAAAATGATCAACTTCTGTAAAGGGAAGGGAGAGTAA
- a CDS encoding hypothetical protein (Evidence 4 : Unknown function but conserved in other organisms; MaGe:77308704) produces the protein MPLITRESVAEKLGAYLHHDLSLAALVDWAESALMNDDFDPAHLVTIRNVIVRIGAADVRTFGLAWEDCEQLLSQLGYSAQVNIVAR, from the coding sequence ATGCCACTCATCACCCGTGAATCGGTTGCCGAGAAACTTGGCGCCTATCTTCATCACGATCTGTCTTTGGCCGCTCTTGTGGACTGGGCAGAATCGGCACTGATGAATGACGATTTCGATCCTGCCCACTTGGTGACCATTCGGAATGTCATTGTCAGAATAGGCGCCGCAGATGTGCGCACATTCGGACTTGCGTGGGAAGACTGCGAACAACTCCTCTCCCAACTCGGCTATTCAGCTCAGGTCAATATCGTCGCCCGATAG
- a CDS encoding HicB-like domain-containing protein (MaGe:77308710) produces the protein MRYRVVLEQDEDGIYVAECPTLPGCVSQGHTRDEALTNIKDAMAGYLESLTRHNEPIPPSIWEETVDIAL, from the coding sequence ATGCGATACCGAGTTGTGCTTGAACAAGATGAAGACGGAATCTATGTCGCCGAATGTCCCACCCTGCCAGGCTGCGTGAGTCAAGGCCATACACGCGATGAGGCCCTGACCAATATCAAAGATGCGATGGCGGGCTATCTTGAAAGCCTAACCCGCCATAACGAACCGATCCCCCCCTCGATCTGGGAGGAAACGGTGGATATCGCGCTGTGA
- a CDS encoding transposase (MaGe:77308713), with amino-acid sequence MNRANARRILFEDDGDYAAFERVLVQACDRLSMRLLAYCVMPNRWHLVVWPRRDGGLSRFMNWLTLTHTQRWHQHRHTVGEGHVYQGRFKSFPVETSEYLLTVCRYVERNPVRAGLVERAEQWWWSSAGTAPSVREHEWPIAKPDDWGEWVNTDELREQIDALRRSVSKGQPFGSERWVEQMVTQWNLGATMRGRGRLRKGLVNNGS; translated from the coding sequence TTGAATCGCGCCAACGCGCGCCGGATCTTGTTCGAAGACGACGGGGACTATGCGGCCTTTGAACGAGTGCTGGTTCAGGCGTGTGACCGCCTGTCGATGCGGCTCCTGGCGTACTGTGTTATGCCGAATCGCTGGCATCTTGTGGTGTGGCCGCGACGGGATGGAGGCCTCTCCCGGTTTATGAACTGGCTCACGCTGACTCACACGCAAAGATGGCATCAGCATCGCCATACGGTGGGTGAGGGGCATGTCTATCAAGGACGATTTAAATCGTTTCCGGTTGAGACGAGTGAGTATTTGTTGACCGTCTGTCGGTATGTCGAACGTAATCCGGTACGGGCAGGGCTGGTTGAACGAGCGGAGCAGTGGTGGTGGAGCAGCGCGGGCACCGCACCAAGTGTTCGGGAGCATGAATGGCCGATCGCAAAGCCAGATGACTGGGGCGAGTGGGTGAATACGGACGAATTACGCGAGCAGATCGACGCGCTCAGACGGAGCGTGAGTAAAGGCCAACCGTTTGGTAGTGAGCGCTGGGTGGAGCAGATGGTGACACAATGGAACTTAGGGGCGACGATGCGAGGCCGAGGTCGCCTAAGGAAGGGTCTGGTGAACAATGGTTCCTGA